The Citrifermentans bemidjiense Bem genome window below encodes:
- a CDS encoding ABC-F family ATP-binding cassette domain-containing protein, which produces MIHLSNITKQHGSQVLFREASFQILPGTRTGLVGPNGAGKTTLFRIVTGEEEVDAGEMTLAKKTTIGYFSQDIGDMRGRSALQEVMAVSAETVRLAAELKQMEEQMGLPMSDDDMASLLERYGSAMEEFEHRGGYDLDSRAQEVLTGLGIGPDRFHNPVESFSGGWRMRVALAGILTLQPDVLLLDEPTNHLDVESIIWLEEWLANEFTGALLMTSHDRDFMNRVVTRVIEVANKTVTTYGGNYDFYEKERDIRREQLIASHKRQQEMLAKEEEFIARFAARASHAAQVQSRVKKIEKIERIEIPPEERVVRFEFAAPPRSGDDVVVMDGLGKSWEQPDGSLQPIFSGVTGVVKRLSKIAVVGVNGAGKSTFLKVLAGETDPSQGSVALGANVELGYFSQHAMEILDPKKTIFETVQDVIPLATIGVIRNLLGSFLFQGDDVDKRIENLSGGEKSRVVLATLLARPVNFLVLDEPTNHLDIRSREILLNALDNFAGTVILVSHDRHFLRLLVDRVIEVDHGEMRLYEGDYDYYLSKTHHA; this is translated from the coding sequence ATGATCCATCTGTCCAACATCACCAAGCAGCACGGCTCGCAGGTACTCTTCCGCGAGGCGAGCTTCCAGATACTCCCAGGCACCCGGACCGGCCTTGTCGGCCCCAACGGCGCAGGGAAGACCACGCTCTTTCGCATCGTCACCGGCGAAGAGGAGGTGGACGCCGGCGAGATGACGCTGGCCAAGAAGACCACCATCGGCTACTTCTCGCAGGACATAGGCGACATGCGCGGGAGATCCGCGCTGCAGGAGGTGATGGCGGTTTCTGCCGAGACGGTGCGCCTTGCCGCCGAACTGAAGCAGATGGAAGAGCAGATGGGGCTCCCCATGTCCGACGACGACATGGCGTCGCTTTTGGAGCGCTACGGCTCCGCGATGGAGGAGTTCGAGCACCGGGGAGGGTACGATCTCGATTCGCGCGCCCAGGAGGTGCTGACCGGCCTGGGTATCGGGCCGGACCGCTTCCATAACCCGGTCGAATCGTTCTCCGGCGGTTGGCGCATGCGCGTGGCGCTTGCCGGCATCCTCACGCTGCAGCCCGACGTATTGCTTCTGGACGAGCCGACCAACCACCTGGACGTCGAATCGATCATCTGGCTCGAAGAGTGGCTTGCCAATGAATTCACCGGGGCGCTGCTGATGACCAGCCACGACCGCGATTTCATGAACCGCGTGGTGACCCGCGTCATCGAGGTGGCCAACAAGACGGTAACCACCTACGGCGGCAACTACGACTTCTACGAAAAGGAGCGCGACATCCGCCGCGAGCAGCTGATCGCGAGCCACAAGCGCCAGCAGGAGATGCTCGCCAAGGAGGAGGAATTCATCGCCCGTTTCGCTGCCCGCGCCTCCCACGCGGCCCAGGTGCAGTCCCGGGTGAAGAAGATCGAGAAGATCGAGCGCATCGAGATTCCGCCCGAGGAGCGGGTGGTCCGCTTCGAGTTCGCCGCACCCCCCAGAAGCGGCGACGACGTGGTGGTCATGGATGGGCTGGGAAAGAGCTGGGAACAGCCGGACGGGAGCCTGCAGCCGATCTTCTCCGGCGTCACCGGGGTCGTCAAAAGGCTCAGCAAGATCGCGGTGGTCGGCGTGAACGGCGCGGGGAAATCCACCTTCCTTAAGGTGCTCGCCGGCGAGACCGATCCGAGCCAGGGGAGCGTGGCGCTCGGGGCGAACGTGGAGCTTGGCTACTTCAGCCAGCACGCCATGGAGATCCTCGATCCCAAGAAGACCATCTTCGAAACGGTGCAGGACGTGATACCGCTTGCGACCATCGGCGTGATCCGCAACCTGCTAGGCTCCTTCCTGTTCCAGGGGGACGACGTGGACAAGAGGATCGAGAACCTCTCCGGCGGCGAGAAGAGCCGAGTGGTGTTGGCCACGCTCCTGGCCCGGCCGGTCAACTTCCTGGTCCTGGACGAGCCGACCAACCACCTCGACATACGGTCGCGCGAGATACTACTGAACGCCCTGGACAACTTCGCCGGGACCGTCATCCTCGTCAGCCACGACCGCCACTTCCTGCGTCTTTTGGTGGACCGCGTCATCGAGGTGGACCACGGCGAGATGAGGCTCTACGAGGGGGATTACGACTACTACCTCTCCAAAACGCATCATGCCTGA
- a CDS encoding YggS family pyridoxal phosphate-dependent enzyme has product MSVAENLGKIRERIRQAALRAGREPDAVRLVAVSKTKPAAAIEEAFACGQQIFGENYVQELVGKKGELPPEISWHFIGNLQSNKVRQIAGMVDLIHSVDRLSLAAEIDRQWGALGKVCEVLIQVNISQEETKGGTSSDELFQLVRDVAKLSNLRVVGLMTMPPFFDDPEGARPYFRELRELARKLEAAAIPGVSMLELSMGMSGDFEAAIEEGATLVRVGSALFGEREYR; this is encoded by the coding sequence ATGTCGGTAGCTGAGAACCTGGGGAAAATCAGGGAGCGAATCAGGCAGGCGGCGCTCAGGGCCGGGAGGGAACCGGATGCGGTCCGGCTGGTCGCGGTCTCCAAGACCAAGCCTGCCGCGGCGATCGAGGAAGCTTTCGCCTGCGGGCAGCAGATCTTCGGCGAGAACTACGTGCAGGAGCTGGTGGGGAAAAAGGGCGAGCTGCCGCCGGAGATTTCCTGGCACTTCATCGGCAACCTGCAGAGCAACAAGGTGCGCCAGATAGCGGGGATGGTCGACCTGATCCACTCGGTGGACCGCCTGTCGCTCGCCGCCGAAATCGACCGCCAGTGGGGGGCCTTGGGAAAGGTCTGCGAGGTGCTGATCCAGGTCAACATCTCCCAAGAGGAGACCAAGGGGGGGACCAGCAGCGATGAGCTGTTCCAACTGGTGCGCGACGTGGCCAAGCTCTCCAACCTGCGCGTCGTGGGGCTCATGACCATGCCCCCCTTCTTCGACGACCCCGAGGGGGCGCGCCCCTATTTCCGGGAACTAAGAGAGCTGGCCCGGAAGCTGGAGGCTGCCGCCATACCTGGCGTCTCGATGCTTGAACTGTCGATGGGAATGTCGGGCGATTTCGAGGCCGCCATAGAAGAGGGGGCGACTCTGGTGCGCGTAGGCTCGGCGCTGTTCGGGGAGAGGGAATACCGCTAG
- a CDS encoding Maf family nucleotide pyrophosphatase yields the protein MKNSSIVLASASPRRSELLESAGIQFRVVPADINEEPFPGEEPVDHVQRLAEGKARAAAELAEGRFFLGADTIVLCDGEIMGKPKDAADAKRMLNKLSGVPHEVVTGFAIYDRERKGAVVEAIRTKVFFKKLRDEEILDYIATGCPFDKAGAYAIQGGAAHMVQKIEGSYTNVVGLPLCEVVDALRVIGALGN from the coding sequence ATGAAAAACAGCAGCATCGTACTCGCCTCGGCGTCGCCCAGGCGGAGCGAGCTTTTGGAGTCGGCGGGGATCCAGTTCCGGGTGGTCCCGGCGGACATAAACGAAGAGCCCTTCCCCGGGGAGGAACCGGTCGATCACGTGCAAAGGCTCGCTGAAGGAAAGGCCCGCGCCGCGGCGGAACTTGCCGAAGGGAGGTTCTTCCTCGGCGCCGACACCATCGTTCTTTGCGACGGCGAGATCATGGGGAAACCCAAGGACGCCGCCGATGCTAAGCGCATGCTGAACAAGCTCTCCGGCGTGCCGCACGAGGTGGTCACCGGTTTCGCCATCTACGACCGGGAGCGCAAGGGGGCTGTGGTCGAGGCCATCAGGACCAAGGTGTTTTTCAAAAAGCTGCGCGACGAGGAGATCCTGGACTACATTGCCACCGGCTGCCCCTTCGACAAGGCCGGCGCCTACGCCATCCAGGGGGGTGCTGCGCACATGGTGCAGAAGATAGAGGGCTCTTACACCAACGTGGTCGGCCTGCCGCTTTGCGAGGTGGTGGACGCGCTGAGGGTGATAGGGGCCCTGGGGAACTAG
- the trmFO gene encoding methylenetetrahydrofolate--tRNA-(uracil(54)-C(5))-methyltransferase (FADH(2)-oxidizing) TrmFO, with the protein MTQEITVIGGGLAGCEAAWQAAKRGVKVRLFEMKPNCYSEAHHLPGLSELVCSNSLRGDSLENAVGLLKEELRRLQSLFMEGAEATKVPAGGALAVDRDLFSQYITSRIESHPLIEVVREEVTRIPEEGIVVLASGPLTSGLLAEEIGRLAGSYLYFYDAIAPIVAADSIDYDKAFRASRYGKGDGDDYLNCPMDEEQYQAFVREIVAAEKVEPKSFEKVVHFEGCMPIEEMASRGPETLRFGPMKPVGLVDPRVGVEPHAVIQLRQENREATMYNLVGFQTKLTWPEQKRIFRMIPGLENAQFLRLGSMHRNTFINAPELLMATCQLKSDQRIFFAGQITGVEGYVESASSGFVAGVNAARLAQGEGLVVPPAETAIGALARHITNTEAGHFQPMNVNYGLFPSLPGRVKKKEKRGLLAQRGLETLEKWLPELS; encoded by the coding sequence ATGACGCAGGAAATAACGGTAATAGGCGGAGGTCTCGCCGGTTGCGAGGCCGCCTGGCAGGCGGCCAAGCGCGGCGTGAAGGTGCGCCTTTTCGAGATGAAGCCAAACTGCTACAGCGAGGCGCACCACCTTCCAGGGCTGAGCGAGCTGGTCTGCTCCAACTCGCTGCGCGGGGACTCCCTGGAGAACGCGGTAGGTCTTCTGAAGGAAGAGCTGCGCCGCTTGCAGTCGCTCTTCATGGAGGGGGCCGAGGCGACCAAGGTCCCCGCAGGGGGGGCGCTCGCCGTCGACCGCGACCTCTTCTCGCAGTACATCACCTCCCGCATCGAGAGTCACCCGCTCATCGAGGTGGTCCGGGAAGAGGTGACGCGCATCCCGGAAGAGGGGATCGTGGTGCTCGCCTCCGGCCCCTTGACCTCCGGCCTCCTGGCCGAAGAGATTGGGCGCCTCGCGGGTAGCTACCTTTATTTTTACGATGCCATCGCCCCCATCGTCGCGGCCGATTCCATCGACTACGACAAGGCCTTCCGCGCCTCGCGCTACGGCAAAGGGGACGGCGACGACTATCTCAACTGCCCCATGGACGAGGAGCAGTACCAGGCCTTCGTGCGCGAGATCGTCGCTGCCGAGAAGGTGGAGCCGAAGAGCTTCGAGAAGGTGGTCCATTTCGAGGGGTGCATGCCTATCGAGGAGATGGCGAGCCGTGGGCCGGAGACGCTCCGCTTCGGTCCGATGAAGCCGGTGGGGCTCGTCGATCCCAGGGTGGGGGTGGAGCCGCACGCGGTGATCCAGCTGCGCCAGGAAAACCGCGAGGCGACCATGTACAACCTGGTCGGCTTCCAGACGAAGCTCACCTGGCCCGAGCAAAAGCGGATCTTCCGGATGATCCCGGGGCTAGAGAACGCCCAGTTCTTGAGGCTCGGCTCCATGCACAGGAATACCTTCATCAACGCGCCGGAACTGCTTATGGCGACTTGCCAGCTGAAGAGCGACCAAAGGATCTTCTTCGCCGGCCAGATCACCGGAGTAGAGGGGTACGTGGAGTCCGCCTCCAGCGGCTTCGTGGCCGGCGTCAACGCGGCGAGGCTCGCCCAGGGGGAGGGGCTGGTAGTCCCCCCGGCGGAAACCGCCATCGGCGCGCTGGCGCGGCACATCACCAACACCGAGGCCGGGCACTTCCAGCCCATGAACGTCAACTACGGCCTTTTCCCCTCCCTTCCCGGGCGGGTCAAGAAGAAAGAAAAACGCGGGCTTTTGGCGCAGCGGGGCCTGGAAACGTTGGAGAAGTGGCTCCCGGAGTTGTCCTGA
- the topA gene encoding type I DNA topoisomerase codes for MSQNLVIVESPAKAKTIEKFLGHDYKVLASFGHVRALPSKQGSVDTEHDFEPKYAVLPESKKHIDAIKKEMKGISSLLLATDPDREGEAISWHLLAALGLDGKKKLPFEIKRVVFHEITKDAIVHAVENPRDIALDLVDAQQARSILDYLVGFTLSPFLWKKIRYGLSAGRVQSVALRLICEREKEIQAFKEQEYWTIAAKLETAKKQGLTATLVEAEGKKLGKFDIPDQETAFRHFAKLGGKEFPTQEGDEKGTPLVVDKPAHPEYRVDKVTKSERKRQPSPPFTTSTLQQEAARKLGFSAKKTMSTAQKLYEGIDVGEGAVGLITYMRTDSVALSNVALEEAKSVITSLYGKEYALEKPRFFKNKSKNAQEAHEAVRPTYIAKTPIELKKFLSSDQFKLYDLIWKRTVACQMAEALLDQTSVDIGAGEGFRFRVAGTVIRFAGFMKLYIEGVDDETEDKEKEGLLPPLAEGDILKLQQLLPERHFTQPPPRYTEASLVKTLEEYGIGRPSTYASIMNTLTERKYARLDKKRFFPEDVGMVVSDLLTNHFTQYVDYNFTANLEEELDMVSRGEKQWRPLLHEFWGPFINLLKLKEGEVNKSDLTTEATNEVCPECGKPLVVKLGKFGKFYACTGYPECRYIRPLDKETGEVVEPVVSEEICDKCGSHMLIKDGRFGKYLACSAYPNCKNIQPLVKPKGTGITCAECGKGELIEKKSRFGKLFYSCNRYPECKFALWDLPVQQPCPKCGFPLLIKKVYKREGEFLKCPKEGCDYKSNQS; via the coding sequence ATGTCTCAGAATCTCGTCATCGTTGAGTCTCCCGCCAAGGCGAAGACCATTGAAAAATTCCTCGGCCACGACTACAAGGTCCTGGCCTCGTTCGGTCACGTGCGCGCCCTCCCCAGCAAGCAGGGGTCGGTGGACACGGAGCACGACTTCGAGCCGAAGTACGCCGTCCTCCCCGAGAGCAAAAAGCACATCGACGCCATCAAGAAGGAGATGAAGGGGATCTCCTCGCTCCTCCTGGCGACAGACCCCGACCGCGAAGGGGAGGCGATCTCCTGGCACCTTTTGGCCGCGCTCGGCCTGGACGGGAAGAAGAAGCTCCCGTTCGAGATCAAGCGGGTGGTCTTCCACGAGATCACCAAGGACGCCATCGTGCATGCGGTGGAGAATCCCCGCGACATCGCCCTTGACTTGGTCGACGCCCAGCAGGCCCGCTCCATCCTCGATTACCTGGTCGGCTTCACCCTCTCCCCGTTTCTTTGGAAGAAGATCCGCTACGGCCTTTCCGCGGGGCGCGTGCAGTCCGTCGCCCTGAGGCTCATCTGCGAGCGCGAGAAGGAGATCCAGGCCTTCAAGGAGCAGGAATACTGGACCATCGCCGCGAAGCTTGAGACCGCCAAGAAGCAGGGGCTCACGGCGACGCTGGTGGAGGCCGAGGGGAAGAAGCTCGGCAAGTTCGACATCCCGGACCAGGAAACCGCCTTCCGGCACTTCGCCAAGCTCGGGGGAAAGGAATTCCCGACGCAGGAAGGGGACGAGAAGGGAACGCCGCTGGTGGTCGATAAACCCGCGCACCCGGAGTACCGGGTCGACAAGGTCACCAAGAGCGAGAGAAAGCGCCAGCCTTCTCCACCTTTCACCACCTCCACCTTGCAGCAGGAGGCGGCGCGCAAATTGGGCTTCTCCGCCAAGAAGACCATGTCCACGGCGCAAAAACTCTATGAGGGTATCGACGTCGGCGAAGGGGCCGTCGGTCTCATCACCTACATGCGTACCGACTCCGTCGCCCTTTCCAACGTGGCGCTGGAAGAGGCCAAGTCGGTGATTACCTCGCTCTACGGCAAGGAATACGCGCTGGAGAAGCCGCGCTTCTTCAAGAACAAGTCCAAAAACGCCCAGGAAGCGCACGAGGCGGTCCGCCCGACCTACATCGCCAAGACCCCGATCGAGCTGAAGAAGTTCTTAAGCTCCGACCAGTTCAAGCTCTACGACCTGATCTGGAAGAGGACCGTCGCCTGCCAGATGGCCGAGGCGCTCCTGGACCAGACCTCGGTCGACATCGGCGCGGGAGAGGGTTTCCGCTTCCGGGTCGCCGGCACCGTGATCCGCTTCGCCGGCTTCATGAAGCTCTACATCGAGGGGGTCGACGACGAGACGGAGGACAAGGAGAAGGAAGGCCTGCTTCCGCCGCTGGCCGAGGGGGACATCCTCAAGCTGCAGCAGCTCCTCCCCGAGCGGCACTTCACCCAGCCCCCGCCGCGCTACACCGAGGCGAGCCTGGTGAAGACCCTGGAGGAGTACGGCATCGGGCGCCCGTCCACCTACGCCTCCATCATGAACACCCTTACCGAGAGGAAGTACGCGCGTCTCGACAAGAAGCGCTTCTTCCCCGAGGACGTGGGGATGGTGGTCTCCGACCTTTTGACCAACCACTTCACCCAGTACGTCGACTACAACTTCACCGCGAACCTGGAAGAAGAACTCGACATGGTCTCGCGCGGCGAGAAGCAGTGGCGCCCGCTCCTGCACGAGTTCTGGGGTCCCTTCATCAACCTTCTGAAGTTGAAGGAAGGTGAGGTGAACAAGTCCGACCTCACCACCGAGGCGACCAACGAGGTCTGCCCCGAGTGCGGCAAGCCCCTGGTGGTGAAGCTCGGCAAGTTCGGCAAGTTCTACGCCTGCACCGGCTATCCCGAATGCCGTTACATCCGTCCCTTGGACAAGGAGACGGGCGAGGTGGTCGAACCGGTGGTTTCCGAGGAAATCTGCGACAAGTGCGGTAGCCACATGCTGATCAAAGACGGGCGTTTCGGCAAGTACTTGGCCTGCTCCGCCTACCCCAACTGCAAGAACATCCAGCCCTTGGTGAAGCCCAAGGGGACCGGGATCACCTGCGCCGAATGCGGCAAGGGTGAGCTGATCGAGAAGAAGTCCCGTTTCGGCAAGCTCTTCTACTCCTGCAACCGCTATCCCGAGTGCAAGTTCGCCCTGTGGGATCTCCCGGTGCAGCAGCCCTGCCCCAAGTGCGGCTTCCCGCTTTTGATCAAGAAGGTCTACAAGCGCGAAGGCGAGTTCCTCAAGTGCCCGAAAGAAGGGTGCGACTACAAGAGCAACCAGTCCTAG
- the dprA gene encoding DNA-processing protein DprA, which translates to MDHYYWFALKSAPLVGNVTFLRLLSRFGTPERVLEASPQELSEVRGVSPQAATSIAGHDYAHQASSECEKVRALGVDVIDILSDRYPRLLMEIPDPPPYFYLKGALSGSETAVAMVGSRRASQYGLCTATRLARDLALQGVTVVSGMARGIDTAAHWGALKAGGRSVAVLGCGIDLVYPPENGALYQALAESGALISEFPMGTPPQAENFPRRNRIISALSRGVLVVEAGEASGSLITAHYALEQGREVFAVPGNVSVSGSRGVNGLIKEGAKLVERVEDILEELGLEPQANLPLPKPSSFELNPQEAELYALICQGALQIDDIIVQSALTASEVSATLLRLEMKGAIVQLPGKRFAVA; encoded by the coding sequence ATGGATCACTACTACTGGTTCGCGCTCAAGTCGGCGCCGCTAGTGGGAAACGTCACCTTCCTGCGGCTTTTGTCCCGCTTCGGGACGCCGGAGCGCGTGCTCGAGGCTTCCCCGCAGGAGCTCTCGGAGGTCAGGGGAGTGAGCCCGCAGGCCGCGACCTCCATCGCCGGACACGACTACGCTCACCAGGCGTCTAGCGAATGCGAGAAGGTGCGGGCCTTGGGCGTCGACGTCATCGACATCCTGTCCGATCGCTACCCTCGCCTTTTGATGGAGATCCCGGACCCGCCCCCGTATTTTTATCTCAAAGGGGCGCTTTCCGGCAGCGAAACCGCAGTCGCCATGGTCGGTTCCAGGCGGGCTTCGCAGTACGGCCTCTGCACCGCGACGAGACTTGCGCGCGACCTGGCGCTGCAGGGAGTCACCGTCGTCTCAGGGATGGCGCGCGGCATAGACACGGCGGCGCACTGGGGAGCGCTCAAGGCAGGCGGCCGCAGCGTCGCCGTACTTGGTTGCGGCATCGACCTGGTCTACCCGCCGGAGAACGGGGCGCTCTACCAGGCTCTTGCCGAGAGCGGGGCGCTCATCAGCGAATTCCCCATGGGGACCCCGCCCCAGGCTGAGAACTTCCCCCGCCGCAACAGGATCATCAGCGCGCTGTCGCGCGGCGTGCTGGTAGTGGAGGCGGGGGAGGCGAGCGGTTCGCTGATCACGGCGCATTACGCGCTGGAGCAGGGGCGCGAGGTCTTCGCCGTTCCCGGCAACGTCTCGGTGAGCGGCAGCAGGGGCGTTAACGGCCTGATCAAGGAAGGGGCCAAGCTCGTGGAGCGGGTGGAGGATATCCTGGAGGAGCTCGGCCTGGAGCCGCAGGCCAACCTTCCCCTCCCGAAGCCCTCGAGCTTCGAGCTCAACCCGCAGGAGGCGGAGCTTTACGCCCTCATTTGCCAGGGGGCGCTGCAGATCGACGACATCATCGTGCAGAGCGCGTTGACAGCAAGCGAGGTTTCCGCTACTTTACTTCGCTTGGAAATGAAGGGAGCCATAGTCCAACTCCCGGGCAAGCGCTTCGCAGTTGCGTGA
- a CDS encoding LysM peptidoglycan-binding domain-containing protein has protein sequence MKRIFSLALLFLCLAGTAQLAAAEQEQPTIYTIVPGDTLWGLSQRFLKDPYYWPNLWANNQAIGNPHFIYPGQRLRIYSDRIEIEPAPGASASKQAPAAEAAREEAPQAAVFNTTGSEGFLLENGANPAGLIISLHQNREMAGTDDIVYTDLGLDQGASAGDRYSIFKKIGAVSHPLTNVILGQQVMPLGELQLSEVEEKASKAIITKSYQEISAGSFLLPYRDRKVTVPLKSSDRDLVGYIVQTQTGNTAIAVNDVVFLDLGKAQGAQPGNMFYIVRDVTPDQRYANTRIEKLPVEVVGALVVVSTGLNSSTAVIVKSVDTVYRGDRVEMRKNR, from the coding sequence ATGAAAAGAATCTTCTCTCTGGCACTGCTCTTTCTGTGCCTGGCCGGCACCGCGCAGCTTGCGGCAGCGGAACAGGAACAACCCACCATTTACACCATCGTTCCCGGGGACACCCTCTGGGGACTCTCGCAGCGCTTCCTGAAAGACCCCTACTATTGGCCCAACCTCTGGGCCAACAATCAGGCCATCGGCAACCCCCATTTCATCTATCCCGGGCAGCGGCTGCGCATCTACAGCGACCGGATCGAGATCGAACCGGCGCCGGGTGCGTCCGCCTCGAAGCAGGCGCCCGCGGCTGAGGCGGCGCGCGAAGAGGCCCCGCAGGCAGCGGTCTTCAATACCACGGGGAGCGAAGGGTTCCTGCTGGAGAATGGGGCAAACCCGGCGGGGTTGATCATCTCGCTGCATCAGAACCGGGAGATGGCGGGAACCGACGACATCGTCTACACCGACCTCGGCCTCGACCAAGGCGCCAGCGCCGGCGACCGCTACTCGATCTTCAAGAAAATAGGGGCGGTAAGCCATCCTCTCACCAACGTCATCCTCGGGCAGCAGGTCATGCCGCTTGGCGAGCTGCAACTCTCCGAGGTGGAGGAAAAGGCTTCCAAGGCGATCATCACCAAGTCTTACCAGGAGATAAGCGCCGGTTCCTTCCTGCTTCCTTACCGTGACCGGAAGGTGACGGTGCCGCTTAAGTCCTCGGACCGCGACCTTGTCGGCTACATCGTCCAGACCCAGACCGGGAACACTGCCATAGCGGTGAACGACGTGGTCTTCCTGGACCTCGGGAAGGCACAGGGCGCTCAACCCGGCAACATGTTCTACATCGTGCGCGACGTCACGCCGGACCAGCGTTACGCCAACACCCGCATCGAAAAGCTCCCGGTCGAGGTGGTCGGCGCCCTGGTAGTGGTCTCCACCGGTCTCAACAGTTCCACAGCCGTCATCGTCAAGAGCGTCGACACCGTGTACCGTGGCGACAGGGTGGAGATGCGAAAAAACAGGTAG
- a CDS encoding peptidase U32 family protein → MEKLKVAIRYGADAVYLGGKSFGLRNLAGNFSLPELSHAVDYAHRHGVKVYLTVNAFADNGDLIELERYLDEIREIPFDALIAADPGVVALIAERCPGRDIHLSTQANTTNWRSARFWQAQGVKRVNLAREMSLEQIAETAGMCNEIELEVFVHGAMCISYSGRCLLSLAMTGRDANKGECTQPCRWNYAIVEESRPGEYFPIHEDESGSFIFNSKDLCLIEHLPELVESGVHSLKIEGRMKGIYYAASVIRIYREALDSYWENPQEYRLNPAWLEELSKISHRGYTTGFLLGKPRDVDHEYLSRYVRNFEFVALVEGEAPRGGTLVAVRNRLQLGDALELIGQGTSFTRFVLQSMEDEDGVPLQVAHPNQRVVLKELTGAGEYDLIRREKPEKTKRLNH, encoded by the coding sequence ATGGAGAAACTGAAGGTCGCCATCCGCTATGGCGCCGACGCGGTGTACCTGGGGGGGAAATCGTTTGGCCTTAGAAACCTGGCCGGCAACTTCAGCCTCCCCGAACTCTCGCACGCAGTCGACTACGCGCACCGGCACGGCGTCAAGGTGTACCTGACCGTCAACGCCTTTGCCGACAACGGCGATTTGATCGAGCTGGAACGCTACCTGGACGAGATCCGCGAGATCCCCTTCGACGCCCTCATCGCCGCCGACCCCGGCGTCGTGGCGCTGATAGCCGAGCGCTGCCCAGGCCGCGACATACACCTTTCCACCCAGGCCAACACCACCAACTGGCGCTCCGCCCGCTTCTGGCAGGCCCAGGGTGTGAAGCGGGTGAATCTCGCCCGCGAGATGTCGCTGGAGCAGATCGCCGAGACGGCGGGGATGTGCAACGAGATCGAGCTCGAAGTCTTCGTCCACGGCGCCATGTGCATCTCGTATTCGGGGCGCTGCCTCCTCTCCCTGGCCATGACCGGCAGGGATGCCAACAAGGGGGAGTGCACCCAGCCCTGCCGTTGGAACTACGCCATCGTAGAGGAGAGCCGTCCCGGGGAGTATTTCCCCATCCACGAGGACGAAAGCGGCAGCTTCATCTTCAACTCGAAGGATCTCTGCCTGATCGAGCACCTTCCCGAGCTGGTGGAGAGCGGCGTCCACTCCCTTAAGATAGAGGGGAGGATGAAAGGGATCTACTACGCGGCCAGCGTGATCCGCATCTACCGCGAGGCGCTGGACAGCTATTGGGAGAACCCGCAAGAATACCGGCTGAACCCGGCGTGGCTGGAGGAGCTGAGCAAGATCAGCCACCGCGGGTACACCACCGGATTTTTGTTGGGCAAGCCGCGCGACGTGGACCACGAGTACCTCTCGCGTTACGTGAGGAACTTCGAGTTTGTGGCGCTGGTCGAGGGGGAGGCGCCGCGTGGAGGGACCCTGGTTGCGGTGAGGAACAGGCTGCAGTTGGGCGACGCCCTGGAGCTCATCGGTCAGGGGACGAGTTTCACTCGGTTCGTTTTGCAGTCGATGGAAGACGAGGACGGCGTCCCGCTCCAGGTAGCGCACCCAAACCAGCGGGTAGTCCTGAAAGAACTCACCGGAGCCGGGGAATACGATTTGATCAGAAGAGAAAAACCCGAGAAAACCAAAAGACTAAACCATTAA